In Meiothermus cerbereus DSM 11376, the genomic stretch GTAACGTCTTCTCCACTGTGGTGAGCCCAAAAAACTTTGAGTTGCAATCCCCTTACGGGGCTTTTTGTTTGCGACCCATGAGTTCTGATCACTGTGCGATCAAGCCAAATCCCATTGTTGCAATCCCCTTACGGGGCTTTTTGTTTGCGACTTACTTGGCCTGGCGGGCCCTCAACCGCCGCTAGGAGTCACAGTTGCAATCCCCTTACGGGGCTTTTTGTTTGCGACTCAGGAATGAGCAGGATGTCTACATATTCACCCGAACAGAGTTGCAATCCCCTTACGGGGCTTTTTGTTTGCGACGAGACGCTGATGAAAGCGCTACTGAATAGAGAGCAGCTAGTTGCAATCCCCTTACGGGGCTTTTTGTTTGCGACCGTATATATATCTACTTGCAGTATAGTTCCTGTTACTTGTTGCAATCCCCTTACGGGGCTTTTTGTTTGCGACAGCATACCCCGTTAATCGCCGTCCTGTAAAGGGCTCTTAGCGGGGGTATTTATGAGAAAACCGAGTTATCCACAGGCAGCCTGTGGATAAGTGGGTAAAAAGTGGCGTTTTTTGCGATGGATGCTTACAAACCCACACTTTTAGATTTTTTGTGCGGTGGGTTTGCGATTTACATCGCACATCTAGGCTTTCAAGAACCGCTGTCGAAATGGCCGACATAGGCATTATAGCATTTTGCGCAAAACATAATGGGTTATTTTTGGAAATTGCTTCCATGCTGTTCTGGTGGGTGCTGGTGTGGTGTTTTTTGGGCAAGGGGGTACGGTTGCGATAGCATTTTTGGGGGGTTTTGGGCATGTAACGGCAGCATTAACGCGGGCTAGAGAATAAGGTAGCCGGGGTCTTCGGTGATTCGGCCTACGCCCAACACCTCTACCGTACCCCCAATGGGGTAGATACGAACGCTGTCCTGAGAAAGCTCCAGCTTTTTTTGCAGCAGCTTTTTTAGCTGGGCAAGCTGGGCAGGGTTAAGCCAGCACTCAAACACCGAAAGCTGCACCCGCTCGCCAAAACTCTTGAGGGTGTTGGCTACCTTTACCCGGCGGCCATCGTCGGGGATGTCGTAGGCAACGGTGAAAAAGCGTGTGTCGGGCATCTTATCTCCACAGATAGAAGGGCGTGTAGGTATCGCGGCCCAGGATGGCCGCCTTGAGCCGTGCGGCCTGGGTTTCGATGAGCTCCTGGTAGGTCTTGCGAAAGCCCCTGGGGTGCTGGGCCTCCTGGGCAAAGCGGGTTTCCAGCAGACGCAGCAGGGTTTTGCGGCCCGCCTCGTTGAGGTAGACCCCCCCATTGCGGGCCTCGCTGTGCTTGTCCGGTACAAGCTCTGAGCGCAAAAAAGCTCCCAGAACCACGGTGTCCACCACCGGAACCCTGAACTCCTCCATCAGGTCGAAGGCCAGGGCAGCGGCGCGGCGTCCCTCGGCGTGCAAAAGGCCCAGCTCGGGGTGCAAACCCGCCAGGTGCAAGGCCAGCAGGGCGCGACCCAAAAGCACCATGTAGCCATACGAGAGGGCAGCGTTTACGGCATCGGTGGGTGGGCGGCGGTTGCGCCCCAAAAAGCCGTAGGGCGCAAGAACCGTTTGCAGCGCAGCGAAATAGGCCCTTGCGGCGTTACCCTCGAGGCCACGCAGAGCCTCGAGGTGGGGGGCATGGGGCAGGGCTTCTAGCGCTGTCTGCAACTCCTGGACGTGTGGCTGAATCGGTGCCTGCCGGGCCAGGCGCTCGAGCAGCGCAAGCCCCGAGCGCAGCTTGCCCTCCACAAACCCCAGGGCCAGGGCAAGGGCGTTGTGCTGGGCGTGCATCTGTGCCCGCAGCACCTCCGGGGCCAGGCCCTGCAGCGCCGTGGCCTGTCCGTAGAGCTGGCCTTCCAGGCTGACGTACAGCACCGGCACCCCCTGGCGCAGCAAAAAAGCCAGGGCCGGGGTGGTGAGGCGCACGTTGCCCCAGACCACCACCCCCCGCACCTTGCGGGCCGGAAGCTGGGCCAGGGTTTGCTCGTCCAGCTCAACCAACAGCCGGCCCTGGCGCAGGCGCAGGGTGGAGGACTGCTCGGTGAGGTGGAGGGTCATGCCAGGGGGATGGGTTCAAACTTGACCTCTGGCAAGTCTCCACCTTGAACAAGAGCCATCAAAACTTCAGACAGGTTTTTGGCATTGGCCTCTGTAGGAAGCACAAAGCCATGCGCAAAAACCGAGATGTCACGGGCGCTGGCTAACCCAAGAACCTTATTCGCGCTGACAGCTAAAGCCGGTTCATCATCTAGGGCACGGAGCAAAAAGAAAGCAGTGGTAAAGTCTATGGCGCTTTTTTGTTCTAGCTCATCATCTGGTTTTGCCCTTGCAGCCCTACGCTCACCTTGGTACTTTTCGATAAGATCCTCGATAGTGATATGGGCCGCAGCGCACAATCCCCGAAAGTTTGGATTTGCCGTATCGAAGCCCCTAAGTGCAAGGCGGTGTTGTAAGAACAGCTCGAGGGCGCGGTAGCGCAGCAACACAGCTTCGGCAATTCGGCCCATTTTTAGTCGCCTTTCGGCCATAAAGCCGAGAGCCGCCAACACACAAGCTACTTTTTGAGGCTCTTCCAAAGGAGCTATGCTCTCGCCTTTGGAAGAAAGCGCATCGGTAAGCTGAACAACGGCCTCGAGGGCTTCTTTTTGGCGCTCGATAGCAGCTATGTATTTGGTAAGGAAACTCTGTCTATGTATCGGTTTTTGTAGCAGCTCAAGCAGCTCTTTGAGCCTGTCCTTGGCCTGCCCGAACTTTGCAGCATCCAAAGATTCATAAGCCTCGGATAACACCGCCTCGAGGCTATGTGCCCGTCCTTCACGATCCTTTGCTTGTTCAAAAAGCTGTTTCGCAAGTGAAAAATCACCCCGTGCATAGGCGTCTTTGGCGCGGTGGTAAATCCAATCTGGTATTATCTCGCGGGGGTTCTCGAGACGCTTCAAAAATTCTGTTCCCGCCACGGGGCGGCGCAGCTCATCATCGTATTCTTCATTATCTACATAGTAGACATGCGCCGTGCGCCCCTCCTCAGCAAGCGAAAAAGCAAACATCGCCAGCCCAGCCACCATCGCCTTGGTGCCTCCTGTTGGGTCGAAGGCAATGGCTGCATCTGGAGGAAGTTCATCTACCTTTTGCCGCACCTGCTTATAGATGTCCTCTGGGTCACTGCGGCCAACTAGGAGGGTCTTGATTCGCTCAACTCCCCACCCCAATTCTTTCTCAATCTGCCCACAAAGCCTTTCGGTGTCTTTGGTATGCAGCAGATACACCTTTTCTGCATCTAGTGCCCGAGTAGAGAGAACAACTGGCTCTATCGTTGTCCCAACTGTGTGAAAGGAGGCCACATACTGTCGCTGTCCCCGATCGGTAAAACCTTCTTTTGTAAGGGGCCAAATTTGTGTATCGTACAAATCTTTTGCTGTTGGGGTCTTAGGGGAAGACTCCCCTCGATTTGCCCTCTCTTGCCTTATGAGGGTTTTATACTGCACCCACAATTCCCGTAAGCGCTCCTTATTCTGGTTCATCAAGCCTCCTTTCTTGCTGCAAAGGGTCAAACATCCGCACCCGCCCAAACCCCAAGGACGTCTTGGCCCCCACCCCGGCAAAAAAAGCAAACCGCCCCAGGGCCTGGAGCCACTGGGCCTCGGTGGGGCTGGCCTTGGGCAGGTAGTAGACCACCCGGCCCACAAAGCCCACCCCCCGCTCGTCGTCGTTGGGGGCGATGTGGTGGGTGCGGCCCTGGAACTGGCCCACCAAGAGGCGCTCCCAGGCTTCCTGCACCTCGGGGGGCACCTTGACCGGGGCAAAGGCGTTCCAGCGCTGGGTGAGCGAGTCGAAGACCAGCCGCGGCTCGGGCAGGGGGTAGCTGTGCCCTTTGCGGCGGAAGAAGGTGGGGCTGGCAAACTGGAGGCCCAGGCTGGGGCTGGCCTGTCCCTGGAAAAGCCGGGGGTAGGTGCTGAGCCCGGCCCAGGGGTGCTCCTCCTGCAAGACCGTCTTTACCCGGAAGGGCTGCTTGAGCTTTACCTGCTGGCCCATCAGCCCGAACAGGTGGGGCGAGAGCCGGGCATAGAGGCTTTCCTCCAAAAAGCCAATCCGCACCCACCACTGCCCCTCGGCCCCCCCCAGCCCCAGGCTGAAGGGGTTGGACTGAGCAGCGTGCAGCTCGGGGTCTATCTCCTTGAGCAGGCCATATACCAGGCCGCGCCAGCCGTCGGGGTCGGGGCGGGCGGGGCCTTCCAGAGTGAGAACCAGGGCTGCCAGAATCATACCAGATCGGTTTGGGCGAAGTCGTCGCCTACTCGAGGTTTTTTTACGGTAAGGGCCATGGGTTCAGTATGGCTTGCAAAAAAGCAGGGTTTCAGTACGGCTCGAGCCGTGCGATGGCCCAGCCCATCGGGTATCCATCCTTGGGCTCTTTGGCTCCTGCGGTTTTGCGTGTTCTAGGCTCATGCCCTTCTTCGCTGTCCAGAAGCAGGGCCAGGCGAATTGACATACGCCCAGAACCAAAACCCACCCGCAGGGGGAAGGCTTTAGGGTCGGCGTTCAAGCGCTGGTCTAGCTCTTTGTAGAGGCTCAAAGCTTGCTTAAGGTCGTGATTTTTAGCAAACTCTTCTTCCCTCGCGGCCACTTCCTGGTAATACTCCCTGCAAGCTGCCGCCAAATCCTGAGCCGCGATAGCGTGGGCAACGGTATCCGCATGGCGCTGCTGGGCCAGCCCGGTGTGAAAGCGTATCGCCGCTACCAGTTTTGTACTTCTACGGAAGGTTTCGGCCAGCAAGACCGTATTGTCCATGGTGCCCCTGGGGTGAAAAACCCCAATGCGGTTGAGCAAAAGGTTGTCGCTGGGTTCGCTGTCACTAACGCGCACCTGACGGAAAGGGTCGCGGTGGAAGTTGGGGCTGCGGTCAGTGGCGTAGTCGAGCGCCAGAGCCTCAAAACCCTGTGCCTTAGGCGCTCTGATTTCCTTGGGCGGCCTAATAAAGGGCCACTCGTCTTGAGGAACTTTTTCCCCCCACTGCCAGCGGCCTTTGTACTCGACATCCCGCCCTTCCCGCAAAATCCGCTTGAACAACCAGGCCGTGCGCAAAGCCCCTTTTATCGAAGACCCCGGCAGGTAGGCCCCCAGCGGGCTGCGGGGCAACGGGCGGAACTCGAGGCCCGCCGCATCGGTGGCTTCCTGGATGGTCTGGATAAAGGGTGCACTGACCGCTACCCGCCGCATCACCGCAGGAGCCGGGTCTATCAATCCGCTGCTCCAAAGCGACTGCAGGCTTTCCTGGGCCCGCTTGGGGCCCTGAGCAACGGCCTCGAGGTAGTCCCTTTGCTGGATTTCGCTCAGAAGCTCCAAGAGCCGTCCTGCATCCAGTATCAGGGCTTCCTTTTTGGCCCTATCCACCAGGTAACTGTAGGCCGGAAAGGCCTCGCCCGTACCCACGTGAACGGGGCCTATGGTTTCTATCTCCAGGCGGTAACTTTGCAAAAAGCTCATACCCCCACCCCCTGCAAAGTTTGCACCCGCACCCCAAGGGGAAAGGCGTACAGGTACTCCCAAATCTTCACGCCGTCCTCTGGGGCAGGCTCGGGCGTTACGTCCAGCAGGCCCGCGGTTGGTTTTTCCCGGAAGACGCTGCCTTCCTTGGCCCGCAGATACGGGCGCTTGAAGGGGGTTTCGGCCTGGGCGTAATGCCCCCCCAAACGGCCCCAGTAGGTCTCCAGGGCCCAGAAGCCCTCGCCGCTGGGCAGGGTTGGGGCCAGGGTAAGGTAGTGGGTGGGGTTCTCGGCTTCGGGGAGCTCGAGCTCCTCTGTACCCACCAGCTCGAAGCGCCCCAGCCCTACGCTGGCCTTGCCACCATACCCAAACCTGCCAATGTCGCGCAGGGCCTGCTCGAGGTAGTCCACTTGGTGGCGAAGCTGCACATACACCGTCCAGGTCTGGCTATTTTCCTTGTTGTTGAGCCAGTAAACCCGGTCGGTAAAGAGGATGCTCTCCTGGGCAGTGCCGGTCAGGCGGTTGATGCCCACGCGGGTCTGGCTTGCCAGGGAGGCTTTGGGGGCCTTTTGGTCTTTGAGTTCTGGTGCGTCCAGCAAGGCTTGCTCGCCCTCCCGGATCACCCGCGCAAAGGTCTTTAGGCTCAGGTAGCGAAGGCCCTTGAGGGCTTTGCGCCGGGCGGTATCCTCTACCAGCACCTGGGGAAGCAGCGGGCGCGGCAGGTAGCCAGTGGGAAAGGCCGAGGAAAGCAGAAAGGGGGGGTCTTGCTGAAAGGCCTCGAGCCACCCTCGCAAAGCGTCCTCTCCCTGGCCGTAGCGCACCCACCAGGCCAGGTGGCCCCAGAGGGTAGGGGCGCTCGGCGGGGCGCTAATGCTACCCAGCGCCAGATGAAAAGCCTTGGCTTTCATTTGTCCTCAACCCGATAGTCTAGCTCCACCTGCCCATAACCCCGGCTGATATAGCCTCCCAAGCCATCGAGCTCTAGCAGCTCCAGGGCCTTCTCCACATGCTTGAAGTTCTCGCGGTCGGTCTGGCCGCCGTCGCCTGTGTCCATCACCCGGTAGACCATCTCGAAGGCGAACTCAGCCCCAGCAGGCACGCGCTCGGCGGTACGGGGGATGGCGTTGCCGCCGATGCGGGGGATGAAGACCTCCTGCTTAACCTCGGTCAGGTAGCCACCCCGCGCGGTCATGGCCTCGAGCCTTTTTTTAGACTCTTCGGTCAGATAAGCATCGCGCACCAAAAGCCGGGTGGGGCCGCGCTGCTGGGCCAACTCCTTGCTGCGGCTGTCGTTACCTGGAGCTACCCCAAAAATGCGCCCAATGGGGCCTTCCTCGTCCTCGTAAACATGTTGGGACTTAGACTCGGAGATGTACTTCCCCCCAAAATGCCACTCGAGCAAATACCGCATCTTGCCCTTGAGGGAGGAGCCGGGAATATAGGGTTCCTCGGTGAGGGGGTTGCGAATAACGGGGTTGTCCACGTCCCCAATGGCCATCTGGTCTTTGCTCATGCCAATACGAAGCCCGCTTTTGAGGCGAATAATACCGCCGATGCGCTTGTAGCCGATCAGTTTCATTTAGTACCTCCTCCCCTGGGGGAATCTCTCCTGGTTCGACGAACCCGCTCTGTTACCATCCTCTCCTTCCAAGCCGTAGAAGTAAGCCAGCACAGCCTCTAAAAAAAGCATGGCCCCAGCAAAATGCTTGGGGCTTTTCTTCGCATCGGTCAAAAGCTCATCTAGCTTGCTTCTAAACAAGGGCAATTTTTGCAGGGGTCCTCCGTTCGAGCGTCCCCCATAGGCCAGCCTTGCCCTCAAAAGCTCAATTTGCGAAGTCAGGCGGCTCCATGCCAGGGCTTCGTCGTTCCCTGTTTCGCGCTTATAACGTTCAAAAGCGTCTTCGAGGCGCCGAAACTCGTGAAAGTAGTTGCGAAACTGGCTCGATTTAAGTTTGTCCGACCCCTGCCCTTCATTCCGCAATTCCTGCGCCCAGCGCATAGCCTCTTCGTCGAAGAGTCCTTTTCTGTAAACACCCTTGTCCAAATTCTCAAAAAACTCCATGGCTCCTCCTTAGCGTTCCAGATATAGCCCCCACTGCAGCCAAACCGGCAGATGCTGCCAGGCCGGGTCGGCGTGGTTGGTTAGTTGCAGGTAGTGCTTGCGCACCTTGGCCTCACGCTCGCGCAAGGCATAGGCCAGCAGCGGCTTGTAGCGCATCCGCCGGGCTTCGTCCTGGTTCTGGTGGCCTTTCCACAGCCGCAGCAGGCGGTAGGCCAGGGCGCTGGTCATGCCCTTAGAACCCTCGGCCTGGAGGTGCTGCTGGAAATCGCGCACCCAGCGCACCAGGCCCCGCAGTTCGCCCCAGGGTACGCTCTGTCCAAACAGGTGCAGACAGTTGCGCCCAGCAGTTTTTGCGGCTTTCTCGGCCTCCTGCACGGCCTCGGCCAGCAGCGGAATGGGCAGCGATGGGCTTACCAGCACAAAGCCGCCCGAAAGGGTGAGCTGGGGGTGCTGGGTAAATTGCCGATAGAGGGCCTCGAGGTCCAGGGCAAACTCCAAAAGCGCGTCCCAGGGCCCCAGCAATAAAAGGTCGTCGCCGCCCGCGTAAACCGAATAGATGAGGGGGTAGCGCCGGGCTTTTTCCCCAGCGGTTAGATCGTCCCAGCCCAGGCGTTTCTGGTAGGTTTTGGGGTTCTTGATCAGCTCCAGCACCTCGCCTGCAAAAAAGACCTCGAGCATCCGCGACAAGCTGGCAATGCGGCTGGGGCTGCTGTGGTTGTTGCCCTCTTTGTCCACAAAACCAGTAGCGAAAGCCTCGCCCATCCGGTCGGCGTCGAGCATCAAGGCCCCCAGGTATTTGGCCCCGGTAGAAAACTCGGCCAGCTCGGCTAAGGTGAGGGGGTCACCTTCACGGCGCCCTCCTTCTTCCTCTTCCCATCCTTCTTCCTCTTCCCAGAGCCCCTGCTCCTTGGCCCACGCCTGGTACTCGGCCAAATTGGGCCAGGAGCCCAGGCGCAAGGCATCCTCGAGGGTAGGGATATGCCCGGCCAAAAGCCGCACCTCCCAGGGCCTGGCCGCCGGGGTGAAGTTTTGCCGGGTACGCAGCGTGTATTGGTCGGATTCTTCCAGCGCTACCCGCAAGCCCGGAAAGCGATAGTGGTGCCCGGGTGCATCCTGAGCGAAAAAGCCTATTTCTGTCCGTCTGGGGATCAGGCGGCCTAAGTGCCCATCGCGTTTGCAGCCTTCGCACAAGCTGCTATCAGCCGATTGGGCCGGGCGGGCACCACAAGCCTGGCACGGACGCAAGCTTTGCTGTCCTTGGCTCAGGTAAAAGTCCCCAAACTGGCTTTGCAGGGGCCTGAGCTTGGCCTCGGCCAGCACACGGTGGGCTTGTTGCAGCACCTGGCTAAAGTTTTTGAACCCCAGCGGGGCAAAAGAATACCCGGCCAAAAAAGGCAACAGGGTAGCCCCCTGGCGCAAAGCCCACTCTTCCCATTCCTGGCGCACCTGGTTCAGGGCATTCTGGACTTTGGGGGTGTTAGGCAAGAGCAAATAAAACTTGCCCCCAGCGCTCATGATGCGCTGCAAGGGGGTGAGGCCGCAGCGTTGCAGAAGCTCGAGGCCCATCGCCTCGGCAGCCAGCGAGACCTCGAGGCTGCGCGCCCGCAGACGCTTGGCCAGGCCACCGGTGCCCGTCTCTGCCGACTGAATGCGATAGATGTGGCCCTGAATGCCGCCCAGGTCACCCAGCACCAACAAAAACTTTTCTGGCTGCTCGTCTTTCAGGGCTTCTATGCTGGGGTTGCCGCCATGATAGTCCCAAAGCGCCGCAGCAATGGCCCCAGTAAGGCGCAGGTGGTCGAACAGCGACACGTCCGGCTCGCCCTGGGTGTCGGAGGGGATGTTCCACAAAAGTTCCTGGAAGATACCCAGCAGGTTCGACAGCAAGGCCTGGGGGCTTGGATTCAGCTTTGCCAGCTCGGCCAGGCGCTTATCTAGGCGCTCGGCCACCCGCCTGTAGGTATCGCGGGAAACCGTGCCCTTGCTGTGCGGATAGGCTGCGCCGGGCTTCAGACCCACCTCGAGGCCATCTTCTACCATAGAGTAGCCGAGCTCGAGCTGCCCGTAGGTTCCCTGTACCCGCAAGCTCGCAAACACAGAGCGCAGCGGAGTTTCGGTGGCCCGACTACCCTTCTCGTCTACCTCTTTGCGCTCTCCCAAGGCATAGGTATCGGCCAGAGCCACGCACCATTGTTCTGGCGTCTGGGGCTGGTATTGCGGCTTATCGTGCCAGCCCTCGTGGTGACGGGTAGCAGTCCGGGCCAGCCAGCCAGCATCGCCACCAAACAGTGGCGACCACTTATCAATAGCCCACTTCGTATAAGCCGGGTGGCTCCAGTCCGATACCCCTTCGGGCAGACTCCCCCAGTAGGCCCGCTGATACAGCTCACCCAAATCGTGCAAAAGCCCGGCTAGCGCCACTCCAAGCGAAGTTTGAACGTACATGCTGGAGAATTAATACCACATCTTTTTCAACCCACCGGTTATTTCGTCACAGCCCCGCATATCGCAAAGCTCATTTGACAAAAAACGCAAGCCCATAACACCGCTGTTGCAATCCCCTTACGGGGCTTTTTGTTTGCGACNNNNNNNNNNNNNNNNNNNNNNNNNNNNNNNNNNNNNNNNNNNNNNNNNNNNNNNNNNNNNNNNNNNNNNNNNNNNNNNNNNNNNNNNNNNNNNNNNNNNNNNNNNNNNNNNNNNNNNNNNNNNNNNNNNNNNNNNNNNNNNNNNNNNNNNNNNNNNNNNNNNNNNNNNNNNNNNNNNNNNNNNNNNNNNNNNNNNNNNNNNNNNNNNNNNNNNNNNNNNNNNNNNNNNNNNNNNNNNNNNNNNNNNNNNNNNNNNNNNNNNNNNNNNNNNNNNNNNNNNNNNNNNNNNNNNNNNNNNNNNNNNNNNNNNNNNNNNNNNNNNNNNNNNNNNNNNNNNNNNNNNNNNNNNNNNNNNNNNNNNNNNNNNNNNNNNNNNNNNNNNNNNNNNNNNNNNNNNNNNNNNNNNNNNNNNNNNNNNNNNNNNNNNNNNNNNNNNNNNNNNNNNNNNNNNNNNNNNNNNNNNNNNNNNNNNNNNNNNNNNNNNNNNNNNNNNNNNNNNNNNNNNNNNNNNNNNNNNNNNNNNNNNNNNNNNNNNNNNNNNNNNNNNNNNNNNNNNNNNNNNNNNNNNNNNNNNNNNNNNNNNNNNNNNNNNNNNNNNNNNNNNNNNNNNNNNNNNNNNNNNNNNNNNNNNNNNNNNNNNNNNNNNNNNNNNNNNNNNNNNNNNNNNNNNNNNNNNNNNNNNNNNNNNNNNNNNNNNNNNNNNNNNNNNNNNNNNNNNNNNNNNNNNNNNNNNNNNNNNNNNNNNNNNNNNNNNNNNNNNNNNNNNNNNNNNNNNNNNNNNNNNNNNNNNNNNNNNNNNNNNNNNNNNNNNNNNNNNNNNNNNNNNNNNNNNNNNNNNNNNNNNNNNNNNNNNNNNNNNNNNNNNNNNNNNNNNNNNNNNNNNNNNNNNNNNNNNNNNNNNNNNNNNNNNNNNNNNNNNNNNNNNNNNNNNNNNNNNNNNNNNNNNNNNNNNNNNNNNNNNNNNNNNNNNNNNNNNNNNNNNNNNNNNNNNNNNNNNNNNNNNNNNNNNNNNNNNNNNNNNNNNNNNNNNNNNNNNNNNNNNNNNNNNNNNNNNNNNNNNNNNNNNNNNNNNNNNNNNNNNNNNNNNNNNNNNNNNNNNNNNNNNNNNNNNNNNNNNNNNNNNNNNNNNNNNNNNNNNNNNNNNNNNNNNNNNNNNNNNNNNNNNNNNNNNNNNNNNNNNNNNNNNNNNNNNNNNNNNNNNNNNNNNNNNNNNNNNNNNNNNNNNNNNNNNNNNNNNNNNNNNNNNNNNNNNNNNNNNNNNNNNNNNNNNNNNNNNNNNNNNNNNNNNNNNNNNNNNNNNNNNNNNNNNNNNNNNNNNNNNNNNNNNNNNNNNNNNNNNNNNNNNNNNNNNNNNNNNNNNNNNNNNNNNNNNNNNNNNNNNNNNNNNNNNNNNNNNNNNNNNNNNNNNNNNNNNNNNNNNNNNNNNNNNNNNNNNNNNNNNNNNNNNNNNNNNNNNNNNNNNNNNNNNNNNNNNNNNNNNNNNNNNNNNNNNNNNNNNNNNNNNNNNNNNNNNNNNNNNNNNNNNNNNNNNNNNNNNNNNNNNNNNNNNNNNNNNNNNNNNNNNNNNNNNNNNNNNNNNNNNNNNNNNNNNNNNNNNNNNNNNNNNNNNNNNNNNNNNNNNNNNNNNNNNNNNNNNNNNNNNNNNNNNNNNNNNNNNNNNNNNNNNNNNNNNNNNNNNNNNNNNNNNNNNNNNNNNNNNNNNNNNNNNNNNNNNNNNNNNNNNNNTTTTGGGCAAGGGGGTACGGTTGCGATCGCATTTTTGGGCACAAAATAGCATGTAACGCCTTTTGTAACGGGGCGGTACACAGGGTGTTCTCCTTGACAACCGCCCAAAGCCCGACTAACCTAATGTTTGCCTGCCGGGATGGTGGAACTGGTAGACACACTATCTTGAGGGGGTAGCGAGCGCAAGCTCATGCGGGTTCAAGTCCCGCTCCCGGCACCAAACACAACTCCGCTCTAGCTCATCACCTCTTCCGGGTGGTGCTTGTTCCAGTAGCGCACCAGCCCATCCACGCTCATCCAGGAGGGGTCGGCCAGCTCGTACTCCTGCACCTCTTCCTGGGAAAGCCCCGCAGCCCGCAGGGTAGCGGCCACGTAGGCCTCGAACTCGAGCACCATCTGCTCGCGGGTGAGGCCGGACTTGATTTTTTGCTTGATCCAGTCGGCCCACTCCAGCAAGCGGGCCTCGAGCGCGTCCAGGTGCGGCCCAACCTCTTCGGTCAGGCCAAAGTGGGTCAGGTAAATCTGGCGCAGGTTTAGCTGGCGCAGCCGGGCCAGGGATTCGCGCCACAGCTCAATGTGTATCTCCGGTGGGGGGCAGGGGGGCAGCACCGGGCCGCGGCCAATCTTGACCCCGGTAACGTCGCCGCCAATCAGCACATCGCCCATCCGATAGGCGTGGTGGTGGTAGGCGTGGCCGGGGGTCTCGAGGGCCTGGATCTGCACTTCGCCAACCTGGATGACCTGGCCGTCTTGCACAATCTCAATCTGAGCCTCCGGCACGTGGCCCATCTGGCCCCACAGGGTTTCCATCTGGTCGCCGTAGATGCGGCTGGCCGAGGCCCAGAGCTTGCTGGGGTCTACCAGGTGTGGCGCCCCTTTAGGATGCACATAAATGGTCGCGCCCCGCTCGGCCATGCGCCAGGCTGCGCCGGCGTGGTCGAGGTGGATGTGGGTCACGAAGACATGCTTGACGTCGGAGGCCGCGTACCCCAGCGAATTGAGGCCGTCCAGCAACACCGA encodes the following:
- a CDS encoding MBL fold metallo-hydrolase; translated protein: MIHILDLHDRAPRVIASFVLETEEGPVLFETGPESRFSVLLDGLNSLGYAASDVKHVFVTHIHLDHAGAAWRMAERGATIYVHPKGAPHLVDPSKLWASASRIYGDQMETLWGQMGHVPEAQIEIVQDGQVIQVGEVQIQALETPGHAYHHHAYRMGDVLIGGDVTGVKIGRGPVLPPCPPPEIHIELWRESLARLRQLNLRQIYLTHFGLTEEVGPHLDALEARLLEWADWIKQKIKSGLTREQMVLEFEAYVAATLRAAGLSQEEVQEYELADPSWMSVDGLVRYWNKHHPEEVMS
- the cas10 gene encoding type III-A CRISPR-associated protein Cas10/Csm1 is translated as MYVQTSLGVALAGLLHDLGELYQRAYWGSLPEGVSDWSHPAYTKWAIDKWSPLFGGDAGWLARTATRHHEGWHDKPQYQPQTPEQWCVALADTYALGERKEVDEKGSRATETPLRSVFASLRVQGTYGQLELGYSMVEDGLEVGLKPGAAYPHSKGTVSRDTYRRVAERLDKRLAELAKLNPSPQALLSNLLGIFQELLWNIPSDTQGEPDVSLFDHLRLTGAIAAALWDYHGGNPSIEALKDEQPEKFLLVLGDLGGIQGHIYRIQSAETGTGGLAKRLRARSLEVSLAAEAMGLELLQRCGLTPLQRIMSAGGKFYLLLPNTPKVQNALNQVRQEWEEWALRQGATLLPFLAGYSFAPLGFKNFSQVLQQAHRVLAEAKLRPLQSQFGDFYLSQGQQSLRPCQACGARPAQSADSSLCEGCKRDGHLGRLIPRRTEIGFFAQDAPGHHYRFPGLRVALEESDQYTLRTRQNFTPAARPWEVRLLAGHIPTLEDALRLGSWPNLAEYQAWAKEQGLWEEEEGWEEEEGGRREGDPLTLAELAEFSTGAKYLGALMLDADRMGEAFATGFVDKEGNNHSSPSRIASLSRMLEVFFAGEVLELIKNPKTYQKRLGWDDLTAGEKARRYPLIYSVYAGGDDLLLLGPWDALLEFALDLEALYRQFTQHPQLTLSGGFVLVSPSLPIPLLAEAVQEAEKAAKTAGRNCLHLFGQSVPWGELRGLVRWVRDFQQHLQAEGSKGMTSALAYRLLRLWKGHQNQDEARRMRYKPLLAYALREREAKVRKHYLQLTNHADPAWQHLPVWLQWGLYLER